In Colletotrichum higginsianum IMI 349063 chromosome 1, whole genome shotgun sequence, one genomic interval encodes:
- a CDS encoding SPFH domain/Band 7 family protein, with amino-acid sequence MSGGRSPMEEAYARLRQVAEQQQKRGGFGGGGLPGGPRGAGMGLAGLVLLGGAAFVAQNALFNVDGGHRAIKYRRTTGVSKEIYAEGTHFVIPWFETPVTYDVRAKPRNVASLTGTKDLQMVNITCRVLSRPDIAALPQIYRTLGTDYDERVLPSIVNEVLKSVVAQFNASQLITQREMVAKLVRENLSRRAARFNILLDDVSLTHLAFSPEFTAAVEAKQVAQQEAQRAAFVVDKARQEKQAMVVKAQGEARSAELIGDAIKKSKAYVELKKIENARFIAQQMQESGSKNRLLLDSEGLGLNVFEDREKN; translated from the exons ggtggcggcggatTGCCCGGTGGCCCTCGCGGCGCCGGTATGGGACTGGCGGGTCTTGTTCTTCTGGGAGGTGCTGCGTTCGTGGCCCAGAATGCGCTGTTCAACGTCGATGGCGGTCACAGAGCGATCAAGTACCGGAGGACGACTGGTGTGAGCAAAGAGATCTACGCCGAAG GAACTCACTTCGTCATTCCCTGGTTTGAGACTCCCGTCACCTACGATGTTCGCGCGAAGCCGAGAAACGTTGCCTCCCTTACGGGAACCAAGGACTTGCAGATGGTCAATATCACCTGCCGTGTTCTTTCCAGACCCGATATCGCGGCTCTGCCTCAGATCTACCGCACATTGGGTACCGACTACGACGAGAGAGTGCTTCCATCCATCGTCAACGAGGTCCTCAAGAGCGTCGTCGCTCAGTTCAACGCTTCCCAGCTGATCACCCAGCGAGAGATGGTTGCTAAGCTGGTCCGCGAGAACCTTTCCCGACGTGCCGCGCGGTTCAACATTCTTCTGGATGATGTGTCCCTGACG CACCTTGCATTCTCTCCCGAGTtcacggccgccgtcgaggcgaAGCAGGTCGCTCAGCAGGAGGCTCAGCGTGCAGCCTTCGTCGTTGACAAGGCTCGACAAGAGAAGCAGGCCATGGTTGTCAAGGCCCAGGGTGAGGCCCGCTCCGCCGAGCTGATTGGAGATGCTATCAAGAAGAGCAAGGCCTACGTCGAGTTGAAGAAGATCGAGAACGCCCGTTTCATCGCTCAACAGATGCAGGAGTCCGGTAGCAAGAACAGACTGCTGCTCGACTCCGAGGGCCTGGGCTTGAACGTGTTTGAGGATCGCGAGAAGAACTGA